In Primulina eburnea isolate SZY01 chromosome 3, ASM2296580v1, whole genome shotgun sequence, one DNA window encodes the following:
- the LOC140828417 gene encoding protein RADIALIS-like 4: MASSRCSTWMASQNKQFEDALAKYDKDTTDRWNNIARAVGGKSAEEVKSHYEALVKDIMHIETDQVPIPNYRPISRNPRGYGNEHRFLKNLKLQ, from the exons ATGGCCTCGTCGCGATGCTCGACATGGATGGCAAGTCAAAACAAGCAGTTCGAGGATGCTTTAGCCAAGTACGACAAAGACACGACGGATCGATGGAACAACATAGCGAGGGCGGTCGGCGGGAAGTCGGCTGAGGAAGTGAAGAGTCATTACGAAGCTCTAGTGAAAGACATCATGCACATTGAAACTGATCAAGTCCCTATACCAAACTACAGGCCTATTTCAAGAAATCCCAGAGGATATGGCAATGAGCATAG GTTTTTGAAGAATCTCAAGCTTCAGTGA
- the LOC140827331 gene encoding zinc finger BED domain-containing protein DAYSLEEPER-like, protein MQFVEFCYNKLYGHGSNELNLVKSKLVSLFEEYMSLASKSSSSNTSTSSRSGIDDNASLPLNSNSGCMDVLKEFDTFQRTELNDRAQKSQLDLYLDEPKIDRSSNCDVLSFWKAYQFRYPELAQMARDILSVPISTVASESAFSTGGRILDQYRSAMKPDVVEALVCCRDWLVGQKKTTEVRLDDLTENIMNLFINEDAGSNNAATDD, encoded by the exons ATGCAGTTTGTTGAGTTTTGTTACAACAAGTTATACGGTCATGGAAGTAACGAATTAAATCTGGTGAAGTCTAAATTAGTTTCTTTGTTTGAGGAATATATGAGCCTTGCTTCTAAATCAAGTAGTAGCAACACATCTACGAGTTCTCGCAGTGGCATTGATGATAATGCTTCTCTTCCTCTAAATTCAAACAGTGGATGCATGGATGTTTTGAAG GAATTTGACACATTTCAAAGAACAGAATTAAATGATAGAGCTCAAAAGAGTCAAttagatctttatttggatgaACCGAAAATTGACAGATCTTCAAATTGTGATGTTCTTTCATTTTGGAAAGCTTACCAATTTAGGTATCCTGAACTTGCACAAATGGCCAGAGATATTTTGAGTGTTCCAATTTCTACAgttgcttctgaatcagcttttaGCACGGGTGGTAGAATACTTGACCAATATCGTAGTGCAATGAAGCCTGATGTTGTTGAGGCGTTGGTTTGTTGTAGAGATTGGTTAGTTGGACAGAAAA aAACTACCGAGGTGAGGTTGGATGATTTGACTGAaaatattatgaatttattcATAAATGAGGATGCTGGATCAAACAATGCTGCAACGGATGATTGA